A window of Candidatus Neomarinimicrobiota bacterium genomic DNA:
AATATTGCCATGCAAATAGCTGCCACAAATCCCCTTTCCCTAACGCGGGATGCTCTAGACAGTGTTTTGGTTGATAAAGAGAAAGAGATCTTTACTGAGCAGGCCAAATTGTCAGGTAAGCCGGACAACGTCCTTGAAAAAATCGTTGATGGCAAAATAGAAAAATTTTATCAGGAAAGCTGTCTTCTGGAACAATCCTTTATCAAAGACAGCGACAAATCCGTTAAGGATATTCTGACGGAGACCATCACGTCGCTGGGAGAGAACATCTCCATTACCCGCTTCTCACGCTTTGAGGTAGGTGACGCGATCTCTTCAAACGGCCAAGCCGAGTAACTCACACCACTGAATGTCAAAATCTGTCTACGGTAGGGTTCTGCTCAAACTGAGCGGAGAAATTCTTGCTGGGGAGAGAGGTTTTGGTGTTGATCCAGTCAAAGCAAAGGCGCTTGCAGATGAAGTCAAGTCAGCCAAGGATCTGGGTGTTGAAGTGGGTGTTGTCATTGGTGGTGGCAATATTATCAGAGGTGAACTGGCTGAAGGGCAGGGGATGGACCGAGTCTCAGCAGATTACCTTGGGATGCTCGCTACCATTATCAATGCCATTACTCTTCAGGACGCACTTGAGAAAGATGGTTGCCAGACACGGACCCTAACTGCTATCTCAATTTCCCAGCTGGCTGAGCCATACATCCGCCGGCGTGCCATTCGTCATCTTGAAAAGGGAAGGGTTGTCATTCTTGCGGGTGGCACGGGAAATCCTTATTTTAGCACTGACACGGCAGCGGTATTGCGTGCGACGGAAATTGAAGCTGAATCTATTATGAAAGGGACCAAAGTAGACGGTGTTTACGACAAAGACCCCATGAAGTTTGATGATGCGGAAAAGTTTGACTCTGTTTCTTACAAGGAAGTGATTGGAAGTGATCTTAAGGTGATGGACATGACAGCCATTGCCCTGGCGAGAGAAAACGACTTGCCAATTGTGGTGTTCGATGTTAACCGTCCAGGGAACTTCAAGAAGATTCTCAAAGGTGAAAAAATTGGTACAATTGTAGGTGCTCTATGAGAAGAATTGAACCGCTCACTAAAGATGCTGAGTACAGAATGAGCCAGGCGGTGGAGCACTGCCGGAACGAACTTGCACAGATCCGGACTGGCCGGGCTTCTCCCGCACTATTGGAAGGGGTAAAGGTTTCGTACTACGGCTCGCCAACTCCTCTGAATACTCTGGCTACTATCACAGCTCAGGAGGCACGGCTCCTTGTTGTTCAACCGTTTGACAAGAGTATTATAGTCGAAATTGAAAAAGCTATCCAGATGGCCGACCTTGGTCTCAACCCCAACAATGACGGAAATGTAATTAGAATCTCCATTCCGGCATTGACTGAGGAGCGCCGCCACGAACTGGTTAAACATATTCACAACTTAGTTGAAGAAGGTCGTGTGGCGGTGCGAAATATCCGCAAAGATATCAACAATCAGCTTCGGGAGATGGAGAAATCACACACCCTGTCAAAAGATGAGGGGAGTTACGCCCACGAGGAGATTCAGAAGATCACCGACAAACGGATGGAAGAGCTGAACAGTCTTTTGGCCACCAAAGAGAAGGAACTTCTGGAACAGTAAATTCAGTCAGGGATTTTTCCATCTCTGGCTGCACAAAAAAGAATCTGCTGAGCCAACCCAGCAGCTTCTCCCCAACGATTTCTTCCCCATTCACAGAGATCAACCGGTGACATTTTTGTTAGAGGAGGCCTAAGACGGGCCAGAGCCCGTCGGACCCATACATCAACAGGAAAAGCGGATAGTCGACTGTAACCGAAAAGCATGGCACATTCAGCTATCTTTCGCCCCACGCCTGGGAAGTGTGTTAGTGAAGCCAGCAACTCATCGTCGCTCTTTTTTGTCCAAAGTGGTAGGGCGATGTGTTCTTCCACCAGCTTTTTGCAGGTCAGATAGATGAACCTCGATCGGTACCCAAGACCAATCTGTCTTAGCCTCGTTTCACCGATGCGGACGATATCCTCAGAGTTGGGAAGTGCTTTTTCATTACTTCCGGCAATTGGTGAGCCTGTTTCCCATCGCAAATTATGGAGGTTTTGCATGATGCGCGGTATATTGGATACTGCCGATGCCATGAATGAAATGAGACATTCATAAGGATCCTGTTTCATGATTGTTAGACCCCGGTAGGCGGGGATTAGATTATGTAGGAGATTATCTTTTTTCAGCATTATCATCAGTTGTTTTCTATCAAAACTTAGTCCGAAAATGGCCTTCAACTGTTCTTTATCCAATGCTTCTCCCATAACTTCAACATCAATCGTGTTGTCATTTATCTGGTATGCCTTAATTACAGTACGCCTGATTATAATTCTGAAAGTGTCCTCGGCTGTTTCGATCCAGTGAAAAAGTTGTCCGCTCCTAACGGTTAGACCTAAATTGATCGGAATGTCAGATATGAGATTCAAGTTATAAATAAACAAGCCCCCAGATTTCTGGGGCCTTGTTTAAGAGGATTATTTAATAAAAGAACTAATCACATTTTGAGAAGCCGCAGCTTGGACAGGTGACACAACCATTTTCATGGAAGATATCACTACCACAGTCAGGACAGGTGGTCATTGTCCTTGAATTGTAGTTGGGTGTCTCTTGCGATGGTGAATTGTCCACCATTGTGAAGCGGGTCTTTACCACTTCCTCAGGCGTATCTTCGGCTGTCACCGGCCGCGCAAAGAGGTAAGACTCCAGTGCTTTTCCGATGGCGTCTGGTGTAGAGAGGATAAGCTGACCATTTTCCCAAGTGGGGTTCGGCCCGCTGATTCCCTTTAGCTGGTTGACCACATCCTTTGGGTCAATACCCGAACGGAGAGCCAACGATATGAGTCGGCTGATGGCTTCAGACTGAGCGGCGGCATTACCACCGGCTTTACCGATGGTGGTGAAAACTTCGCACAGTCCATGTTCGTCTTCATTAATGGTAATATAGAGGGAGCCTTCTCCGGTGCGAATCCTCTTGGTTACACCCTGAGTTTCGCCGGGTCTGAACCGGGGACGAAGATCACCGCTTGTTCTGTGAGTTATAGGTTTGGTTTCGTCAGTTTCCTTGGCTTTCTGTTCCTTTGAGATAAGGATCCCTTCCCGGGAACTCTCCCGGTAGACGGTAATCCCTTTTAGACCAGCTTTGTAGGCAGTCATATAAATTTCAGCCACAGTTTCCTTGTCAACATCCGCTGCGAGGTTAACAGTAGAGCTGATGGACGAATCAATATACTTCTGAATGACACCCTGCATTTTTACTCGGAAAAAAGGATCGATGTCATGGGCAGTAACCACATAATCAGGAAGATTCTTGTCATTTCCGAATAATTCTTTAACACCAGGGTGGTAGACCTTGAATTCCTTAAAGGTGTTACCATGACCTTCATTCTGTTTAACGCGTCGGAAATAGGAGGTCTGAAAAACAGGTTCAATACCGGAAGTCACTCTGGCCACAATGGCACCACTTCCAGTGGGTGGAACGGTAAGGAGAGTTGCATTTCTAATCCCATGTTTGCTGATATTTTCCTGGAGTTCAACACTGAGCTCGGAAACGAATTTACTTTTGGAAAATCCCTTCCACTCAAAATTGGGGAAAGGATCTTTCTCCCTGGCGACCTGGACAGATGTTTCATAGGCGGTGTCCCGCATAATTTTGCAAATTCTATCAGCCACCTCTAGGGCTTTATCGCTGTCGTAGGAGATGCCCATTCTAATGAACATATCTCCAAGGCCGAGAAGTCCGATACCAACACGGCGGTCATTCGACGCATTTTCTTTCTGAACATCCAATGCATGCCGGTCGACATTATACTCTACCACGTTGTCCATAAAGCGAGTGGCGATAGCGACGGTTTCGCGAAAGGCGTCAGTCATGAACTGGCTATTTTCATCTACAAAGCGGTCCAGATTGACGGAACCAAGATTACAGCACCCGCCGTCAGGGAGCGGCTGTTCAGCGCAGGGATTCGTTGAGACCAGGGGTGAACAGTACTCTGCATTGTGATAGTCTGTC
This region includes:
- the tsf gene encoding translation elongation factor Ts, producing the protein MTIDATIVKDLRCRTGAGIMDCKEALLESEGNVEKAIEFLRKKGIAKAEKKAGRQANQGVVLSYIHPGNRIGVLVEVNCETDFVAKTDEFQLFVKNIAMQIAATNPLSLTRDALDSVLVDKEKEIFTEQAKLSGKPDNVLEKIVDGKIEKFYQESCLLEQSFIKDSDKSVKDILTETITSLGENISITRFSRFEVGDAISSNGQAE
- a CDS encoding UMP kinase, giving the protein MSKSVYGRVLLKLSGEILAGERGFGVDPVKAKALADEVKSAKDLGVEVGVVIGGGNIIRGELAEGQGMDRVSADYLGMLATIINAITLQDALEKDGCQTRTLTAISISQLAEPYIRRRAIRHLEKGRVVILAGGTGNPYFSTDTAAVLRATEIEAESIMKGTKVDGVYDKDPMKFDDAEKFDSVSYKEVIGSDLKVMDMTAIALARENDLPIVVFDVNRPGNFKKILKGEKIGTIVGAL
- a CDS encoding ribosome recycling factor — protein: MRRIEPLTKDAEYRMSQAVEHCRNELAQIRTGRASPALLEGVKVSYYGSPTPLNTLATITAQEARLLVVQPFDKSIIVEIEKAIQMADLGLNPNNDGNVIRISIPALTEERRHELVKHIHNLVEEGRVAVRNIRKDINNQLREMEKSHTLSKDEGSYAHEEIQKITDKRMEELNSLLATKEKELLEQ
- a CDS encoding adenosylcobalamin-dependent ribonucleoside-diphosphate reductase — encoded protein: MADAMQFEFPVSGSKEKSSDKIIGNIDVKKKNAEQGPNSDLPEVLGETTPTHYTLEEYYKEDDLGQEVLQNKYLAPWENNPYDMWKRIAKAMASVEKDVDLWYKRFFTILEDFRFVPGGRIMHGAGRDDITTTLNNCYVVAIKKDSVKAIYDAIQDEAITYKYGGGCGHDLSVLRPSGSAIGGTGGESCGPTGFMNLFSENTNTIAQHGRRGANMQTIRVDHPDVWKFISIKRGDVDMVKYSNISVLLTHEFMKAVEDDTDFNLKWGDKKYDTVRARDLWEEIVTSAHESAEPGIIFWDTMTDYHNAEYCSPLVSTNPCAEQPLPDGGCCNLGSVNLDRFVDENSQFMTDAFRETVAIATRFMDNVVEYNVDRHALDVQKENASNDRRVGIGLLGLGDMFIRMGISYDSDKALEVADRICKIMRDTAYETSVQVAREKDPFPNFEWKGFSKSKFVSELSVELQENISKHGIRNATLLTVPPTGSGAIVARVTSGIEPVFQTSYFRRVKQNEGHGNTFKEFKVYHPGVKELFGNDKNLPDYVVTAHDIDPFFRVKMQGVIQKYIDSSISSTVNLAADVDKETVAEIYMTAYKAGLKGITVYRESSREGILISKEQKAKETDETKPITHRTSGDLRPRFRPGETQGVTKRIRTGEGSLYITINEDEHGLCEVFTTIGKAGGNAAAQSEAISRLISLALRSGIDPKDVVNQLKGISGPNPTWENGQLILSTPDAIGKALESYLFARPVTAEDTPEEVVKTRFTMVDNSPSQETPNYNSRTMTTCPDCGSDIFHENGCVTCPSCGFSKCD